The nucleotide sequence GGTGGAGCAGGCGCTGCGTTAATGCCGTGTGGGCTCTACTTTCACAGATTCCTCAGTCCTCAAGGCATAACTTGAGTCATCTTGAAAAGATTTCACCCATTAAATGAGAACACATACTTCGTTTGTAACTAGGATTATTAAAAATGAGTTGTGATGGCATATGATGGCATATTGCTGCAAGCCCTTAATATGCCATCTTATGGGTATATGATGGCACATTGAGGGCTTGCGGCAAGGCAGGCAAGGCAGCCGCGCTATTTCTCATCAGTGTCTTCCCTGCGGTGTAAGTCTCAAGCCCATCCTCATTGGGTGCCGCTGTGGCGGGGCTCGACCCTCAGGCCCAACACAGATCAAGCCTGATGCAGGAGCCTCTTTCCACGCtgtcttgaatattttttttgtaGCAGAaagaagtttgtatttttaatgggAGTTTTGGGTTTATATCTGTTGATAGGATAAAAATTGAGTTCTCTAGGCAACAAATCTTAATCACCAGAGAGGAAATGTTTTGAATATAAGCCAGTGGAGAATAATTGGGGAAGGAAAAcgaaaaacatacaaaacaccattttgtttgtttttatcgtTTCCCTAGAAATATTTGGAATTGTGATGCAGAAAAAATTCAATAGATTTGCTACTTGCCCGAAACCCAATATCTTTATGTTGTCTGCTAGGTCCTGTCTGTCAGGCGCCTAATCTCTGCTTTTTGAGATGTTAGCTGAAAAAAGCCGTGTTGCCTTTTTTCCATTCTGGCTCTGTTCCCTAGAGGAAGGCCCCTAACTCAGAGAGAGGGCAAGCTCTCAAAGGTCTGATTATATGCTGCCTGTTGGGGGTGAAATTTGAGTGAGACACCGGCCCAGTGAAAACCTGGCAGCCCCAAGTGGGGGCCATGAACCACTCGGCATCTCCTGGGAGATCTTAGGAAATCAGTTTCAGGCCTCtctccagacccactgaatcagaatttgcatttgaaaaagatgcccaagtgaaaaagaaacaggtaattCCAGTACAAAATGGCAAAGGAAGTCAATCTGTATTACCCCTCCACTGCTGTTTAGTTACTTCTATAGCTCTGTTATCAGTACTCACTGAACTGATTGTTCCTACCTCTGAATTGGCTCCCAACAGCAGGTTTTAAAGATGGGGCTCGTTAAATGAAAGGCACCTTGAAATCAACCACTTGGAATCAGAGCCAGCCCTGCTAGAGATTTAGTTCTGCTCGTGGGACACAGAGCTGTCTACCTGTGACTTTAGGCACCACTGTCACAAGAGGAAAAGATTTCTAGTTTCACCTCAGGTGAAAACTGGTGCTTCTAGTTTTTTTCAACAATAGACCTGGCTTTGCACAGAAAACAGCATGAACCTGAAAATAAAGCAGTCAGGAATTTAAGTGGGGCCCACTGGCATCTTTTAGTAATCTTATGCTAAGAGGTGCAAAGATCTGAGTGCTAGATTTCAGGAACAGTGCCTAGGCAGCCAGGAAATTGTTGGTAATGAAGGCTTAAACTGCGGAAGGTTGTAGTGGAGACAAAAAAGCTTTTGTGGGTATACTGAAACtcgttttcaaattttatttctaaatgagaTATATACACCTGTACTTCAACCAAATGTGAACAAGTTCCACTGTGCTCCAAATGTTTAATCTACACTCCTCTATGTGTAGGGTGAGGTAGCCAAGGAATGAAACCATATAGCATCTGTCCTTTCATCCTCCTTCTGGCTTTTTAGAGAAAACTCTGGGGTGACCTCAACTTTCACACcgaaaataaatgataacaaaGATACATCCTATTTATACACgaagaaatgtaaatatgaatTAACCCGGTTATTTCATTCCATAAAAGCCACTAAAGCTGCAGGTATTTGCATGGCTCTATGTTTATTTTAAGAGCCTCATTCAAACATAGCCAGAAATACATTGGTCTCTTGAGAGTTTGcatgaaaatgtattatacagtaggaaaaataataataattatgttgaCAAAGTTCATCAGCATTTCAGAGTATTGTTTCAATGTGTTAAAATAGAGATTTTTGAACCTCTCTTTGCTGATTtggactttttgttgttgtcccgGGTCAACACGGTACAAAGCCGTTATCTCCTTCAGCCAAAATGAAAAGTCTGTCACTCTATAAAAGGACGCTGATCCCTCTGGAGAGGAAAACTaaattctataaaaagaaaaccaaacccaACCTTAACTAACAGTCCAAGGAGTCTACCACAGGAAAGGAAGATTGCCCTCCAAACCAGTTTCAGGAACAGGAATGGTGTCCCGCGTTCCTACTCCGAGCCACGTGTTTCCAGCGTAAAGGTAACAGACAAACTTCAAAGTTGGACCGTGGTGGGGCGAGTCCTTCGTCCAGACAGAGCCTGCGGAGGGGCAGTCTACAGGTCGGAGTCGCAGGGCAGGGAGCTGTGGCAAGGCCGGGTGCTGCGCGAGGAGGCGCCCTGGGAGCCAGCCACCGTCTCCCCATCCAGCACGTCCAAGGGGTTAGTGTAGGCCTTGGGCGGCGGCCGCGGCATGGGAAAGCCCACCTTGGGCTTGCCGGTGGCGCCCAGCTCGGCGGGCCGCGGCTGGTGCTGGCCGTCACTGTAGTACTTGATGGCAGGCGTGAGTGCGGGCTCCGGCCAGTCGACTTGCACCGTGCTGACGCTGGGGCGGCGCGGGCCGCCCGGGTATGCCTTGCGACAACGGTGACAGCGCTCCTCACACCAGGGCGCGAAGCTGAGCGCCAGCGAGAAGCCgcccagcagcagcaggcagCTGCCCAGGTAGCCCAGCACCAGACTGTAGCTGACTTCCACCGTCACCGGGCTGTCCGGGGCGGGAAGGACGGAGCGGTCAGCCAGGAAGTGGTTATACCAGGAGACCGGGATGAGGCTGAAGAGGCCCGCGAGGAAGAGAACGATGCCCGAGAGGCCCGCCAGCACGAAGTGGGGCTCCTCCTGCCAGCAGCGCACGCCAAGCGacgccagcagcagccccaggaccGTGGTCGCCAGCGACGTGACCATGAGTCCCCGCGCCACGAGCACTGGCTCGGCTGCGAAGTAGCCCCACTCGTCGGGCTGGCCGCACTCGCGCTCGCGGCTGCTCTGCTCGCGGCACATGTCCCACAGTCCCTGGTACAGCACCACGTCCACCGGCTGGTTGAGGAAGCCCTTCACCAGCCTCCAGCCGGGCGCCAGCGTGCCCGTCAGGTTGAGCAGCAGCCCGCAGGGCGCGAGCACCATGCCCAGCGTCATCACCACCGGCGTCCGCATCCCCGGCGCCGCGCCGCCCTCCCGCGGGACGGCGGACCTGTTGTTTTCTCCAGGGACGCCTTCTCGGCCGACGCTGCCTCGCGAACTCAGGCCCGGGCGCGCCCGGAGAGCCCCGGGCCCCGGCCCCCCAAGTCAGCACGCGCGCCGCCGCGGGCCGGAGACCTGCGCCCTGCTCTCTCCCACCGCTCCCGGTCTCCGGCGTCGGACGGTCCCCACTCTGCGGCCCTCCCCGAGTTCCCTCCGGGCGTCCCCGCCGCCCCGCCCTCCCGCCCGGCCTTCGTCCCCAATCGAAACCAGTTCGCGGGCGGGTCTGACCGAAACCGCGAGCCGAGGTGCGGGCGCCCAGAAGCGATGGCCGCAGCCAAGCTCGTCCCGGTGGGAGGGGCGAGCAGGCAGCAGCGCGATCCCCGGCAGGCCCGGAGGAGCGCCAACACCCTGCTCCGCGGCCTGGCTACCCTGGGGACAGTGCAAAGGTCGCCCCGCCCCTGGCTCCTCCGGCCGCTCCACGGGGCGTGGGCGGGGAAGGAAAGAGGCGGCGCCTCGGTCGTAGAGCCGCTTTCCTGCTTCTCAGCGGATCTCGGTTGTCTAAGTTTCTCTCCCATCCCTGCCCGTGGGCCCCGGGGTgctgcctctcctccctccactcccagaGGGTACCCGATGGTCCCTGGAAGTTTCACGCTGTTGACTTGCAGCCACTCACAGCCGAGTGGGCGGCGCCTCCGCTCCCTGCGCTGCCTGAGATGCGCTGGGCAGGTGTGCACCGGGGTCCGCCCGGTAGCGCCCCAGAGCATTGCACTGGAGAGTTTTGTTGAATAAACCTTGTTTAATGTGCTTAATAAAGGCTCCATACTCCAGATAAAGTTTGactcaaaagaatgaaagtgaatGTGTTCCTGGAAGGAGCGGTgacaggatttttgttttctttgtcagcTATGTAAAAGATTTTGAAGCGGACAAAAAAGGAGAACTGTTACTGGGTGTCCACTTTTCAGTTTTACTAACTATATAGGAACCTGGGGTCTTTCGTTGTTTTTGagctattttacaactctgtaaTTTGTAGAAAACCTGTAGTAGTGCAAGTGACAGATTGTTTTCCTGGTGCTGGACCaaaaaattccagactggttgattaagattatgtttctgggagaggttgaaactgcagttagatcaggtatttatttaatctaggtttggtatcatgaaCTTTTAGAATGAGTGATCCCATTTTGAGCCTGTGGTGTTTTTCTTTAACACAATAAACTACACATAaatgaggtataactgacatataataCACTGCACATATTAAATTTGCTAAGGTTTGACATATCAATACACCATACtcaaaacaataaacatattcATTACCTATAAAAGTTTCCTTCTTCCCTTGGTAATCTCTTCTCTCATCTCTCCCTGCCATCGCTATTCCCAGGCAACTAACTACTGGTCtcctttctgtcactatagttagtttgtattttctagaattttttataaattgaatcatataataTAGAGACCATATAATGTTACGGGAGTCTCTGTTCTTCTTGCTGatgcagtgaagaatcaaaggtccgCCAGCTGACTAACATGCAAGCAGGTTTATTAGTGATactttctcagggaagagaatagGCCTAGCTGAGGTGGGGAAGGacgggagggaaagagagagagagagagagagagagagagagagagagaatgtgggcAAGAGAGCTGGCAGAAAAAATGGGCGAGAACTCTTGTCCCGAGGACTTATTcatagtttgctgggtggggtgagggattTATATATTGATTTGGCGGGAAAGGTGGTGCATGCCCTTCCTTGGGAGGGCAAGACCTCCTAAGATGGGCAGAGGTCTGTTGACTAAGATCCTTATCTTGCTGCAGAGCACCTCTTGCCATCTgttgttgtaaaaataaatacGAGGCTGGAGGCAGTGAATCAAAGCTATTTATGAGACTTTTCTGTAGGCACCATGAACCACCTTCTACCTACATTTTCTGACTTCTACCCAACAATAAGAGAACATCATCAAGCATGACACCCATAGCCTATCAGCCCCCTAATTTGTCTGAGCATAAGGATCTCCTGGGGTAATTACATTGGGAAAATATAGATTCCTACCCAATGAGACTCCCCAGGGAACTGTGATGGGAATTTGTGTTTACAAGCCCCCAGGGAATTCTTAGGTTTAGGGAAGTATGGGACACTAAGCCAGTGTGGCCAAAAAAACTGAAATCCCCATCAGCTCTGAAACgacatttttgcttttaatacaCTTTACAATTTGTAATTTAGAACCCAAATTATTGTTGGTTAGAACAGCAGAGGGATTTCATAAAGACTTTTAGGCTCTGAATCCTCTCCAAAAATCCTTTCCTTCTTGCTTAGATTCCTCTGTGGAGTGAATGAAGCCCAAGGATTACTTATCTGTGAGGAGGAAAGAACCCTGTATGTTCTGCCTCCTAAATCTCTCCAGTCCTGTCTGCTCTTTCTTTCCTACTGTCTCTACCTAAGCCCAACCCATCCTCTCATCTTTCTGTTAAGCGGACTCCTACCTGGTTTCCTATACCCAGGTTTTCTCCCTCTCTATGACCCACACAGGCCCTCAGAACTGATGTTGTCAAATTTAAATCAAACCATGTACGTGCATTAACCCTTTATAAGACCTCCCATGGTCCAGCCGCAGCCATGCACTCATccatctcctcttcccctccctagTACCATCTCCTTACTCCATAGCCCAGGAAAACAGgacttctttttctcattgtttcagTATTGTGCTCCCTTTTGCTTCTAgatctttgcacatgctgctttccccccacccccagaatccTGCTTGCCACTTACCAACACCAATGCATCCTTCAGACATACACTGTTGACAGACATACACTGTTGTATACTTCCACAACTCACTCCTGTCATAATGCTTGCTACAATTCCTTATTACCTGAATTGTCTAGTTTTCTAGACAATTCTCTGTGCAGGTAACATGTTTCTGTTGTTCTATTTTGCCCTGAAATCCTTCTTCATGCCTGGCCCACAGTAGCCACTCAACAAACCAATTTGATCTCTTTCTGCCCTGTATTCTCTCATGTAGTATCTACAGAATTCTCTCACAGATGACTGAGTGGCCAAAATAGGTTGTTACGTGCATCTCAGTAAACAAagttttttgttcgtttgtttttgaATGATTGTTTTTCCTCAGCATAGAAAATAATGAGATATAACTTTGCTCCAGATATCTATGACTAAGTGCAAGCCTGTGAGGGTAACTTTCTGTGGTAATAAGAAAAGACATGATTGTGCTAAGTATAGCATCCGACCTGGGCTCTTTGTTCCATGGATTTCCAAGCTGATTGTAAGGCTGAGTGAAAAACAAGCATGAATCATAGGGTGGCAAGAATGAATTATTGCTGAGATTAATACCTGTCTGTGTAAACTGATCCCCAGGCCCTAGAATAGCTGTCTTTTCTGAAGAGGGGCCCTAGGGTAAGACTAGAATCTGGTTACTGTGCCCCAGGTTTCCAGATGAATAGCAGACTCCCGGCGACTAATTCTAAAGGGACTAATGCTGGGTCCCCTGTTAACCTGTACAGGTTGGGTTTCAGACACCACCGACAAAATCCCCGTCATCTGCAGTGACTTCATCTTGGAAGTCACGTTACAAACTTTGGCGGGCATAGAGGGGCTGTTACGAAAAGACTTTAGAGTCCCCGTACCAGGTCTTTCTATTCTACTCTCTCCACAGAATAAGGCCCTAAACACTCTCACTAGTTTTCCAATGGCAAATCCAGTTCAGTAGGTTatagaataaaaagtaaactataaaaattaaactgtggtcattatttttaaatagcattaaaaCAGCCTAAATTGAACTAAGCCCCTTCAACATAGTCTTAGCTTTCTTTGTTGGCATATAGACTGACAGCTATTTTTCTAGCCTCGTGTGTCTCATATTGTATGAAATACATAACTTTTAACATCCAATTTAAAGTAGCCCCCAGTTAACTCAGTATCACATCACcctaattcattttctttataaaacttaTCACTATCAAATATTCTCCTTTTACTTATGTATTgacttatttgtattttgtttctccCACTGCATTGTAGGTTTCAAATTCTAGGGACTCTGCTGGTCTTGTTTGTGGCTATATTTCAGCACCAGAAATAGTGCCCAtctcatagtaggtgctcaataaatatttgttaaataaatgaaagaagttttGTAAAATTGTTGCACAGTAACTCAAATGGAAGATACAGcatacatcattttaaaaaaattgtagtaaaatacgcAATGCATAAAAATACCATCTTAACCATCTTTAAGTGTAGAGTTCACTAAtgttaagtgcattcacattgttgtgcaaactATCTCccgaactcttttcatcttgcaaaactgaatcTCTATACTCAACGAAACAACTCTCCATTCtcttctcctcccagcccctagcaaccaccattctattttctgtctctatgaatttgactatgcTATGAAATTtgtataagtggaattatacaatatttgtccttttgtgactgacttctcttagtataatgtcctcaagtttcatccatgatgtagcatgtgccagaattttgttcctttttaaagttgaataatattccattgtatgtgtctaccatattttgtttacgtagtcatctgtcaatggacacttgggtggtTTTCACCTTCTGACTCTTGTGAAGAATGCCGCTATGTTAGTcgtacattatttttaatttattctgttcCATATCCGCGTGGTCATTGGCCATCTCTCTCACACGTACCAAAAGGTATCATGTGATATCAtctcatcaaaaacaaacaaacatacttgCTTAAATTTTATCTCCTATAGGCTTCAAACCCTTCTTAGCTTTTAGCACCAAGGCTGCCTCCTTTCCAAAGGAAGAAATGCAAGGTGGGGATGCGGTTGCTCCCAGGACTCAATTGCTGCCACTGATGACCTTGCCTGCTTCTCTCTAACTCTGTGTGTTTCTGCCTATTTCAGGGCAAAAACATTTACTGTGCCATGGACTTGGTTCATAAGGGTCTTTAAGATAGTTTTCAGTTTGAgtatggtattttttaaatttacaagtgggttttgcttgtttgttttgccaaCATTTATATTGCATGGCAACCATGGCACACTCATGAATGCAAAAACCAAGTactataataatagtaatgcTTTCTAAAGTAATGTAAAGATTCCATCCAATTCTAATAAAAAGTCACACTAGGATTGAATAAGTAATTTCAAAGTTCatccaggaaaataaatgaatgaaacactaAATGAATGAAACCCATTAAGAAACTTTGAAAAGAACAGCAATGAAATGGCATGCACTCTCCAGCTGTTACACATaatataaagctataataatttaAAGTGGGAATATTAGCACTAGAATACAAAGGTAGATCAATAAAACATAGGTGaggctttcattttccttctatcCTTCTAAGTTCTACTGAATGGTCTAATActcaaattgacatgagacagattaacaggagaaaataacccaatttattatgtatgtatgaggactgacaattaagtttgtgaacttgttgcaacaatgttgctaactttttttgatatcagagggattattcattatgaatttgtaccaactggacaaacaggcaaccaagttgactatttggaagtgctgaaaatactgcacaaaaaagttagacgacctgaactttccaccaacaattcatggctcttgcatcgtgacaatgcaccagtttacacaacactgtctgtgagggagtttttagccagtaaacaaataactgtattggaaaaccctccctactcacctgatctgggccccagtgatttctttctttacttgaagataaaggaaatattgaaaggtaagcattttgatgacattcagtacatcaagagtaatacaatgacagctctgatggccattctagaaaaagagttccaaaattgctttgaagggtggactgggcgctggcattggtgcatagcttcccaaggggagtatttcgaaggtgacagtagtgatattcagcaatgaaatatgtagcactttttctaggatgagttcacgaacttaagtGTCCCATCTCGTACATATGGCATTTGTATGGGACCTGAGGATGAATTGGGCAGTTGGGACTTATATGCCATTCTGGACTAAGGAGAGGGACACAGGCGTCTAGGACTTCAAAGGGAAGTAGGCAGTTCACAGGTAAATGAGGATCAAACATGtagtaaacaaaatcaaaatctttttgtgtcccagaaacaatgggacacagatgGGAGTCTACCAAACAAACTTTGCAGGtttctccctgtctgccacacttAGTTCACATTATGATATTAAGGTGATAGCTCCCTTCCTTTAAGcagatcttttgtttgttttctgagttcctttaTGTAGGTAAGAGGGAGGgccaaagtttctttctgagtcttgtttcttaaaaataaccagcttaaaaaggaatattttggggtggcaaactctgcttcccctcAAGGCCAAAAAGTAGACCCTAGGTatgtacaaatttataatattataaaagtgGGATTTCAACTTATAGAGAAAGGGTTGAAAATTCAACGGTGTGGTAATTGCTTtgctttgggaaaagaaaagaatatcagTCCCTACATCAAAACATCTGTAAAAAAAGTTAAGTTGGACTGCATATTTACATACAAGAATcctgaaagaataaaaaggaagtaGAGGGGGAGATAAATATACAGGCTGTGGAAAGGCTTTCTAGGCAAAACATCAAAAAGTTTGATAGACTGAACTATATGGAAGCTTaacattatttaacattatttatttcactATGCCTCAAACAAAATTAGGACAAACCTTTTCAGTTTTTGTGGCAAAAAAAGaggttaatattttatttttattaagaaaatcaatatGAACACAATATCAcagtgaaaaatgggcaaagaaaatgCACAAtcccagaagaaaataaacatctaaTAAGCATATTCAAAGATAATCAATTGAATGACACTTTTATTcacataaatgcaaaataaaacatggatgacccattttttttctgttcttaaactgaaaaaggttaaagagaaaaatgctaCTCAATTTTGGCTAGAGTTGGGGAAAACGTCACTCTTGGAGGTAGAGTAATAGTATATTTATTTCAGAGGTGATGttgcaatttgtttttaaagacctTAAATATGTGCTTTCCCATTCATTTCTCAATTAACCCTCTAAGTATTTGCTCCAAGGAAATAAACAAGTATGTGGAAAGTTTTAGCTATAAAGATATTCACTGTTGTGTTTTTCATaataagcaaattataaaatagtattgtaacatgaaaacaattagtttaaaaaatatgtgtatagaAAAATACTAGGAAATATATCAAAACGTTAGCTGTTCTTGGAGTGACGGgatttacaattaatttttgtttttttgaacttttataaattttcaaatttttctttctctagaattctttattttaatgtattttttaattctatttatttatttatttaaaatattttttaattaaaaatatagttagcacccagtgttatattagattcaggtgtacacaacagttattcaacatttatgtacctaaagaagtgatcaccatgataagtccagcaaccatctgacacaataccacattatcacaatattattgattatatgccctatgctgtacattatatccccatgacttactcattttatatctgaaaatttgGACTACTTATTGCActtcacctcccccccaccctttttaattttcagttgcagttgacattcaatattgttttatattaatttcaggtgtacagcatatggttagacatttatataattcaagaagtgatctccctgattactctagtacccacctggcactatacatagttattgcaatattattgactatattccatatgctttacagtcccatgattattttgtaactaccaatttgtgtttaatcccttcacctttttcaccctgctctcCAACCTCCTtcctatcaccctgataaatctagtaaccatctgacaccatacatagttaggACAATACGATTGAGTATAATCCTtttgctataccctacatccccatgactacgtTATAACAACCAAATTGTActtctttttcacccaccaccccaaTTCCCCACCCATCTggtaactatcaaaatgttctctgtacctataagtctgtttctgttttgtttgttttgctctttagattccacgtataagtgaaatcacattgcatctgtctttcattgtctgacacactccactcagatcaataccctccaggtccatccatgccactgcagatggcaagaacctattcacTTCCCTGGCCAAACAacattcctttgtatatatgtaccagctcctctttatccattcttttaccaacagacacccaggctgcctccacatcttggccactataaacaatgctgcaatgaacatatgaatgcacatgtctcCTCAAAGTGAGTTtagggtttcttcagataaatatacTGAAGTGGggttattgggtccttctttgtctcttatagtctttgttttaaagtctattttgtctggtataaatattgcgaACCGCAAATTGTTGctaccagtaccaggtctggggtagctccaaaaaaatccaggacactccgaggcctgctgccacctgctggctcccttaaggtccAACCACTGATAAAACCACCTGCAATTggaaagttgggtgaggcagggtctcagtgagtcagcagggtggagcagcagagctcaccaggccaatcagattcagatttggcctgtggggtgggctcaacacaggaaagatggcgcctgcctgctggctacaCGAGAGAAGGGCTCCACACAGGAAAAATTCACACTGTCCCTCTAGTCTTCACTGCAAAGTTACACAACTCATTCTCTCTCCATACGTCTCCAGTGCCCCCAGAGTTCAACGTTCCTCTGCTGAACCCACGGTGAGTGCTTGCGCGGGCTCTTTAAGAGAAAGTCTGGGTTTCTCGCAGCCTCCTGTCACACCTGGATGGTCGAATTCCCACTGTTTCTCatagccaggtgttgtgggggctcattttcccagcaccagtactccgggctggggagcctagtgtgggggcgtggggtcccttgctcctctgtggggaacttctgtggctgagatatctctcctgattttcaaccaccacgTGTGATGTGGGAGCAGCCTGTTTTGCGTCTACCCCCcttaccagtctcaacatggcttcttttctatatccttagttataaaacttctgtcccactagacttcagatagttctccaggttgattgttctataatttagttctaatttttatgtgttcatgggatgaggcaagcacagcatttacctaagTTGCCATCTTGGATTTTCTCCTCTCTagaatttttttacatttgaaaaacattacttttaaaagttCATGGCCAGTTAagtttctctatttctatgaCTTTGAAGTCAAGTCCCATATTCTTATAACACaattttttcttccctaattgTGAATGTACAGTCTTTTACTGCCACAACTCGGCCTGGTTTTATGTGAAAAGTAGAAGAGCTAAATTATATTTCGATATAACATCAAGTCAATAACAGAAATGCATACAATATAAACAACATTATATTCCAGGAAGTAAATTGAGtggtatttttctatattttcaagtATTCTTCATGTTTATGCATGATATAGAAACACTCTTTACATAGCCACAATTAGCAAGGGCAAAATTCAATATACAAATCAGACATGAGTCTCAAAATTCACCTTTGGTATCACTGACTTTGAACTTcaagaatatatttgcaaatatgttgCAGACTGGTGGTGAACAGAAtaacagttttctcatttttatattacGTATTCTTTCTAAaggtcattttaaataatatgttcaTAATCATGGTGAATGCTATTTACTTAGAAACATTAAGtatcatattttctctttttttcttcctggaactCTGAACACACTTTCCTGTGATTGTTAGCAGACAACAGAATTCCATAACTGACCtaatatttacaatgttgtgctatgtgaattctaaataaatatggaaaatgcaTTGAATTTTATAACACAGGCAAAAATTGTATACTGTGTGGGgactaaaagaaaattaatgcttttcttcccaccttctaaattcttctagctgggcCAATAATCAGGTTAACAGacacagattaacaggagaaaatacaattttaattacatgcacatggggaattcacataagcattaACATTCCAAAGGCAGTA is from Rhinolophus sinicus isolate RSC01 linkage group LG04, ASM3656204v1, whole genome shotgun sequence and encodes:
- the CLDN23 gene encoding claudin-23, with the protein product MRTPVVMTLGMVLAPCGLLLNLTGTLAPGWRLVKGFLNQPVDVVLYQGLWDMCREQSSRERECGQPDEWGYFAAEPVLVARGLMVTSLATTVLGLLLASLGVRCWQEEPHFVLAGLSGIVLFLAGLFSLIPVSWYNHFLADRSVLPAPDSPVTVEVSYSLVLGYLGSCLLLLGGFSLALSFAPWCEERCHRCRKAYPGGPRRPSVSTVQVDWPEPALTPAIKYYSDGQHQPRPAELGATGKPKVGFPMPRPPPKAYTNPLDVLDGETVAGSQGASSRSTRPCHSSLPCDSDL